DNA sequence from the Leptospirillum ferrooxidans C2-3 genome:
AACTTTGCATAAACAGGGGACTTTCCGGGAAATTCGGTCAATATCCGCCATCCTGAACGGAACACCCGCTTCATGAGCAGCAGCCAACAAATGGAGAACGGTATTGGTGGAACCTCCCATCGAGACATCCAGAGCCATCGCATTCTCAAAAGCCGCCATGGTGGCAATGTTCCGGGGAAGAATCGATGCATCACCCTGCTCGTAATAGCGCTTGGCCAGATCGACAATCAGCCGGCCGGCGCGCAGGAACAAATCCTTCCGGTCCGAATGCGTTGCAACGATGGTACCGTTTCCCGGCAGCGACAACCCCAGCGCTTCGGTCAAACAGTTCATCGAATTGGCCGTAAACATTCCGGAGCATGAACCGCAGGTGGGACAAGCCGAGCGCTCGATTTCCTCGACATCAGCATCGCTGACAGCGTTGTCTCCGGCTTTGATCATCGCATCAACCAAGTCGAGCTTGATGACTTTTTCCCCCCCGTTGACAACTTTCAAGATTTTTCCCGCTTCCATCGGGCCGCCAGACACAAACACCGACGGAATATTGAGGCGCATGGCAGCCATCAGCATTCCGGGTGTGATCTTGTCGCAATTGGAGATGCAGACCATCGCATCCGCGCAATGGGCGTTCACCATATATTCGACCGAATCGGCGATCAGGTCCCTTGACGGAAGGGAATACAGCATGCCTCCGTGGCCCATTGCGATACCATCATCAACGGCAATGGTGTTGAACTCCTTTGCGACACCGCCTGCCGCTTCAATTTCACGTGCGACCAGCTGGCCCAGGTCCTTCAGGTGAACGTGGCCTGGCACAAATTGGGTAAAAGAGTTCACCACGGCGATGATCGGCTTGTCGAAATCGCCATCCTTCATGCCGGTGGCTCGCCATAGTGATCGTGCGCCAGCCATGTTTCGTCCATGGGTGGTGGTACGGGAACGGTATTCGGGCATGACTTACTCCTTTTGTCCTGGTTGGAAAATCGCTTGCAAGTTTCCTGTCGATTGAGCTCTTGTGTTTCGATATTCCGGTCATTCCCCTTCTGCTGAAATCTCCCGTCTCAGGGAAGAGACTTGTCCAGAACGCTGATATCAATAGACATATCCCATCAGATTGCCTTTCCCTTCTCTCCTTGTCAAACAGTCTCCTCTCACCACCAATGATTACCTCCCCATACAGCTTCAAGTCAGGACTGAAGAAAAAAGACAAAAAAAAGGGGAGACCCAAGGCCTCCCCTTTCAATCGTTCACTTTTGGGGTCCCTTTAATGAAGCTCCGCAAAAACTTCTTTCAGATGTCGGATGGCTTCTTCATGAGGAACATCCATGACTGGCTGCCGGTTGATCAAAACCTCACAACCCCGCTCGAGAGCGTCCAGGATTTCTCCCCTCAGCTCCGGTGCATGGTATTCCATCACAAGATCATCACAAACCGCTCCAAAATACCCCCTCACATTTTGTTTCCAGGAAATCAGACCATCCTCGGTGGGATCCGGAGCCGGATCAATCAATGCAAGTCTCCCTTTTTTCTCGGCTTTCATGATAATCTCTTCTTTTTTAACCTGTGTCGTTTCCATGGCCTACCCTCCTGCAATGAGAAGTTGTTGTCCAAAGACCGATCCATAACTTGCCTGAAATCCCCCCCTATAGCTCCCTTCGGATTAAGTGGAACCGTACCTTCCACCCGCAGGGAAGAAGACGGAGCCCGGCCACCAAAAAGGGAAAGCCATTATGAATGAGTTCAGATAGGGGAATGGCTTCAGGGTACACCCGAAACGACCCTTGTCAAGGTCGATGAAAAAGAGCGCACATGGACCGCAAACGAAAGGCCGGATAGAACGGGACAGGAGTTCACGTGCGGGGGAGTTTTAGAGATAAGGCCTTGGCCTGTGACAACTGTTCAGGAGACATTTTTCTGGAAAGATAGACCATTTCCCTTCGGACAACCATCCAGGTTTTGGAATGTGGTTTCGAAGCATTGAAAACTCGCGAAAGCCATGCATAGGCCCTGATTCGATCCTTGGGCACTCCTTGCCCCTGTGCGTAACAGATGCCAAGACCGTAGGCCGCGACAACAGAGCCGAGAGCAGCGGACTTTTTATACCAGAAAACCGCTTTGGAGAAATCTCTGGGAACACCCTGTCCATATTTATAGAGCGAGCCAAGCATCGCCATCGCCTGGGGATCATTGCGGGAAACCGCTACATCGAACCATTTTCTTGCTCTGGAAAAATCCTTACGGCCCAAAAGCCCGTTCTCGTAGATGACACCCAGATCTGTTGCCGCACCGGCATCTCCGCCTGCCGCAGCTTTCCGATACCAGCTGATCGCTTCGGGAATGTCTTTTGAAACACCAAGACCTGAAGCATAGAGCGTTCCCATCCAGCTTTCCCCGTTGACAAAACCCTGGATCGCCGATTTATGGAACCATTCCTTGGCGATCAAATAATTTGCAGGAACCCCTTCCCCATAGAAATACGCAGCGCCAACATCGGTCTCGGCATCGGGATTTCCCTTTTTTGCCGCGGCAAGATACCACTTGAACGATTTGACCGGATCTTTCAGGCCGCTCTTCCCTCTCAAGTAGTAATCCCCCAAAACGATTTCGGACCAGAGATCGCCCGTCCGGGCAAGATGCCTTAACCGGGAAAAGGCTCGATGATCACCTTTTTCCGCTTTCCGTCCAAGAAGAATGGCTTCTTTTTTTGTCAGTGCGGAAGAAACATGAGGAAAAAGCAAAAGGGAAGAGAAGGACACGAGGGCCAGAAGAAGCCCTCCCGTCCTTGTTTTAAGGAACAGCTCCAGCTTTTCAGGAGAAGTTGTCATGATCCTGTCAATATTGTCAGTCATTCCTCAATCCAGAGATCTCATATCGATAACAAAGCGGTAGCGGACATCTCCGGAGAGGGTCCTCTCATAAGCTTTGTTCACTTCGGAGGGGGAAATAACCTCGACATCGGCACCTATCCCCTCCCGTCCGCAGAAATCCAGAAGTTCCTGCGTTTCAGGAAGTCCACCGATCAGGGAAGCCGTCAGGTTTCGTCTTCTGCCAATCAGACTGAAGGCGTGAACAGATAACGGAGCTTCGGGAACACCAACAAGGACCATCGCCCCATCGCGTTTCAAGAGTCCGAGATAAAGGTTCGGATCATGGGGCGCCGAAATCGTATCGATCATCACATCAAGGGTTTCTGAAAGGCGTGCCATGCCACCTGAATCATTTGTCCTGACAAACCCGGTCGCTCCTAGCACCCTGCTGTCAGCTTCCTTATTGGGAGAATGGGAAAGGACCGTGACATCCGCCCCCATTCTGGAAGCAAGCTTCACAGCCATATGCCCCAACCCCCCAAGACCCATGACTCCGACACGGCTTCCTTTTCCGACCTTGAACCTTCGAAGGGGTGAATAGGTCGTGATGCCCGCGCAGAGAAGCGGCGCAACCCTTTCAAGGGGAAGGTTCCGGGGAATTTCAAGAGCATAGTCTTCCCGGATCACTATCTTTCGGGAATATCCCCCTTGGGTCATATTCCCGTCCCTGTCCTTTGAGTTGTAGGTCCAGACCAGACCACCCGTACAATATTGCTGCAACCCTTCCCTGCAGGATTCACATGTTCCGCAGGAATCGACAAAACACCCGATGCCGACGGCATCCCCGACAGCAAAACGCTTCGCCTGCGAGCCACCCTTTAAAACACGACCCACGATTTCATGTCCGGGAACAAGAGGAAATGTTGCCCCACCCCATTCGTTTTTCACCTGATGGATATCAGAATGGCAAATTCCGCAATACAGGATTTCCACTAAAATATCATTGGGGGCGAGCTCTCTTCTGGAGAATGAAAAAGGCTCCAGGGGCCCTCCCGCCTTCATTGCCGCATAACCTTTCGTTTCGATCATCTTCGAGTTCCTCTCTTTGAAAATCCGCCATCGTCTATATTTATCGGCATGATTTTCCCCCAAAAAACACTATGAGGTCAAACCGTAAAAGGCCATTGAACGATAGGGAGGAAGATTGATCCGGGGTGGATCGGGACTCAAAAATCCGGAAACAGGATCAAAAAAGAATGGCTGAAGGGAAACCCGGAAGGAAAGACGGTCCCTTCCGGGTCATCAAAAGGAAAGAGGTCATGAAACAGGAGTTGCCACTTTTGAATAATGGTTGATCAGGATTTTGGCCACTTCCGGTCGTGTCATCTCCGGAGGGGGCGCCATGCCTTCGCGAAGCATCTTTCGAACCTGGGTTCCCGAAAGGAGTATCCTTGAATCTTCAGGGTGCCCACAGGTCTTGTGGGAGGCCATTGCCTCGCAGGAGCGGCAGTAATAGGCTGTATCAAAAAAGATCGGAACAATTCCCAGATCGTCGTAATCAAACTCCTTCAGCAGGTCATGGGCCTCAAAAGGACCATAGTATGAACCGACACCCGCATGATCCCGGCCAACAATAAAGTGAGTGCATCCATAGTTTTTGCGGATCAGGGCGTGAAAGAGAGCTTCCCTGGGTCCGGCATAACGCATCGAACCGGGGAAAACACCAAGGACAACCCGGTTGGAAGGGTAATATCGGGAGAGGAGGGCCTCGTAACAATCCATTCTCACAGAGGCCGGGACATCATCTTCCTTTGTCTCCCCCACCAGAGGGTGGACAAGAAGCCCGTCGACCAGCTCAAGTGCACATTTTTGGATATATTCATGAGCCCTGTGGATGGGATTTCTGGTCTGAAAACCCACAACAGTGGACCAGCTGTGGTGATTAAACAAATTTCTGGTTTCGGTTGGGGTCATTCGTCTGTTTGAAAAAACCCCTCCGGACAGATTCTCGACCACACGAACCTTGCCGCCAACGGCGAATGGAGAGACGGACAAAAGATAATGGACACCAGGATGGGCAGAATCTGTTGTGCGATAAACCTCCCGAGCCTCCTTTTGCACATCCCTTCTGAATACATCGCTGACGTTAAGGGCTGCCAAAATTTTTCCATTCTCATCCTTCAGTGCGACAAGATCCCCTTTTTTAAAGGTTTTTGCCAATTCTTCCGCCACGGGCAAAACAACAGGAAGCGGAAAGAGAAGGCCATTCGGGAGTCTCATGCGTTCAACAACCGAGGTCCAGGCGGCTTCATCCATAAATCCGTCGAGGGGGGAGAGTCCGCCCTCGGAGAGCAAGATGAGGTCGGAAATTTCCCGTGGATCAAGTGTCACTGATGGAGCCTTTTTCAGCTCCCGTTGAAGAGAGTCTCTTTCCTGGGAATCCACGGAATTGATCACAAGAGATCCGCCGTGAGGCACAGACAACGTCATTTTTTTCCTTTCAGATAAAAGATTTCAATCATCAAGAAGAGCTATGTCCAAAGAAACAATGGAACCTCACAAGCAATCAGGCTCCCCCCATTTCGGCAATCAGATCATCCGGAACACGGGTTGGAGCGTCAAAGAACTCCGGTTCCCTGTTGACCGTTTCAAGAGTCCATCGTATGGTCTCCCTCCTCACTTTCGGCATCAGACGGGCATTCTCCGCTGCGACAGAATAGGGCAGGACCACTTCAACCGCCCCAACCGGACAGGGCTTGACGCAAGCATAGCAGTCCCAGCAATCGGCCTGAACACGCATGAAAGCTTTCTGATCGTCCTTCCGGATCCCGATCAGATCCCCGGGACAAGCCATGACACATCTGGCTTCTGGCAATTTAACACACCCATGACAAACATTGAGATCAATGCGAATTCCCATGATGGAAAACCTCCTTATCCTCTAGATGACCATTTCTGACACTCTCTCCTCCGTCAAGGGGTCTCAGGATGATCTTCAATTCTCCCGTCCGGAGATCCCTAACGGAATTGACAAAAACGGACCAGTTCAACGGATCTGTCTCTGGAAAATCCGTACGGCTCTGGAAGCCTGGCCATCGACTTTCCTTTCTGGCCCGAAGATGGGAGACGAGAACTAGTGAAACATCGATCCGGTCGACAACCTCATGGGCATTCATCAGTTCATGAAGATCCCTGGCTTTCATGCGGGGAAGGTCCGACGAAATTCGCTGAAGGTAGTTGTCCGCCATGGCAAGACCAGCCTCATTCATTTTATAGGCGGTCCTTATTCCGCCGGCATATTCGTCCATGACTTTCTGCATGCGCTCCTCGAGCTCTTCTGGAGAATATTCCCCGCTCGCGTTCTCCAAATAAGAGAACACACGTGTTTCTTCCTCGTTCACCTGGGCAAGGTCAAGGTCCGCCATACTGGACTGTTCGCTCCGTATCTCTGAAATGGCCGTAAGGGCTGCAATTTTCCCTTCGGCAAAGCACCCGGAAACAAATTTATAGGGAGCTCCCCCTGCCACATCTCCCGCGGCAAAAAGGTTGGGAAGAGTTGTCCGTCTCCCGGCATCGACCCAATAACCTGCCTGACAATGACCGCCAACAACGTAAGGTTCGGTTCCACAAATCTCGATCGGGTCACGTCCCGGATCGATATCTGCCGAAGCCCAGTAAAGAACGGTATTGGGATACATATCCAGGTAGGCTTCCTTGAGCTTTTTTACCCGATCGGCGGAAAGATGCCTGGTATCCATAAAGCATGGCCCCCGGCCCTCCTCGATCTCTTTCATCGGAGCCGCAAGCCGGATCGGAGTCGGAGCACCCTCTCCTCCCCACTCTGACCACCTGAGCTTCATGAACTCTTCCCCAACGGCATTGACCTGTGGGGCACCAAATCCAAGCGCCAGCGTCCCGGTTGGCGCCAGTGTCTCCTTCGTCCTCAGAGCGATAAAACGATGCTCGAAGCTTGTCATCTCGGCACCGGCCCTGATCCCGATCGCATATCCGGCACCGGTGTTGAAGGGGGAATACCACATCTTGTGGCGAGCGGCTCCTTCATTATTGGGGCGATAAAGCCCAGATGCCCCGCCGGTGGCAACAATCGTCTTTTTGGCCTTTGCTATATAGAACTCACCGTCCCGAACTCCGAATCCCATGGCGCCGGTCACAGCCCCATCCTGTAACATGAGGTTCGTGACCACAACACGATTCAGAACCGTCACCCCGGACTCAATCACCTTTCTGGCCAGAATGGACTTGAGTGACTCTCCATGAATCTTGATGTTCCATCGGCCACGCGGTGAATACTGGCCATTTTCACCCTTCACGATGGGCAGGCCCATCTGCTCAAGCTCCCTGACAACTTCGGAGAAAAGTTCCGCCTGGGTTCTCACGAGGTCTTCCCTCAAAATTCCCATGGAGTCGAAACGAACATAATCCACAAAAGAATCGACCGTTTCACCTGGATTGATATAGGCATTGATGGCGTTCATTCCTCCGGCAAGACAACCGGAGCGATCGATATGGGCTTTCTCAAGAATAAGAACCCTGATATCGGGAGACGCCCGTCTTGCACTGATGGCCGCAAAGCAACCGGCCGTCCCCCCGCCAATGATCAAAAGGTCTGTCTCGTGAATTTGACGCTTGACCATTTCTCCTCCAAAAGAAATCAGTTTAATATTTTATTGTTACTAACCTAATAACTACTATAAACATAAATAGGAGTTCTGTCAAATACCCTATTCATCACTCCTCATGGACTCCATATGGCAAAAAAGACGGAGGTGGAAGTGATCATCTCACAACAAAACGCTTGAGACAGGGCCGTTTCACAAGAGAAATGAAGCGCTCAATGGGCTAAAAGAAACCACTGAAAACTTGTCCTCTGGGGGGAAAGCGGAAGGGTTATCGGAGATCTTGGCCGGAGACTGGGGAGAGGGAGAAAAATGCAAGGTTCAAATAAAATAAAGAGAAACTCCAAAAAATCCTGGGGCTACTCCAAAACCATGGGAAAGACATGAGCGGCACGGAGAACCCGGTCATTCACCGCCATCCATTCGGCTTCATCGGGAAGCGATTCAATCAAAATACAGTCAAAGGCTCCCCGATCAAGACGATGAAGCGTCGAATAGAGTTCACGCCCATATTCGACCGGACTTGATGGCATAAAAATGGTCGTTGTCTTGTGAATTTCGAAATCCTTCCCATCGTCTCCGAGTTTCAGAACGGCCACCTTTCTTCCCTGTGAAACCATTTCAAGAACACGACGGGACAATGCATCCTGGTGAAGAACTTCAAGGGAAGTGACGGGAGAATAATGTGAAGCCAGCATTCCTGGAGCGCGCACCTTGTGCTCCCCTGAATTCACAAGAATTGGCTGGCCGAGCGTGTCCTCGAGCTCCGGAATCGATAGGCCTCCGGGACGCAACAGCACAGCTTGACCGTCAAGAAAGCTGAGGATGGTCGATTCCACCCCGACACGGCAAGGTCCCCCATCAAGGACCATTCCCACTTTCGAACCAAGTCCTTCCCTCACATGCTGGGCCGTTGTTGGGCTCACCCGACCAAACATGTTGGCCGAAGGTCCCACAATTCCGCCACCAAATGCCTGAAGCAGAGCGGTCGCGACCGGATGATCCGGGATACGAACCGCCACCGTGTCCTGACCACCCGTAACCTCTTTCGGGACCTCCCTTCGCCGGGGCAGAATCAATGTCAAGGGACCCGGCCAGAAACGGGCTGACAATCTCCATACGACGCGGGGAATGTTCTCCGCCCACAAATCCAGTTGTGTCACATCAGCAATATGAACAATCAGTGGATGATCCGAAGGCCGCCCCTTGATCGTGAACACTTTTTGTATCGCCAGAGGATTCGACGCATCCGCTCCAAGCCCATAGACCGTCTCCGTCGGAAAAGCGACCGTCTCCCCTGCTTTCAGGAGAGCCGCTCCTGCACGAATATCGTTTTCCATTTTTGAATCGAAGATCATGCTCCAGCCTCCCTGCAACCCTGCACTCTTTTTCCTGGCCGATCTGACTTCATCCGATACAGGCCCACACAAGCGGTGGGGAGTCCCGCGCGAGAGGGCAGCAAACCTCTAGCATCCGCCCTTTCTCCATCAAAAGGCTATACACCTTCAAATGGACGGATCCCCAGCTTTTTCATTTTCCGCCACAAGGTTGTCCGGCTCATTCCCATCAACTCGGAAGCTTTTGCAATCTCTCCCCCAGATGATCTGAGAGACCCAACGATCAGTTCCCTCTCGATTGCCAGATCCTCCCATTTGTCGGGACATTGGGATCCTGATAAATCGATCTGGAGGGATTTGAGTTCCTCCCTGATCCAGTCCATTGGCACTTTTTCCTGAGGCAAGAATGTGGCCAAAAGACAATCCAGAAAGGAAAAGAGCTCCCTGATGTTTCCAGGCCATGAATAGGATTGCAACACCCTGATTCCCTCCTTTGAGAGAATGGGCGGCTGGCTCTTGTTTTCCTCCTGCCATTTTCTCCATTTCCATTCGATCAGGGAAGGGATCTCCCCAAGCTGATCCCGAAGTGAGGGGATGCGAATGGTTTTCCCCCTGATCCGGTAGAAAAAGTCCGGTCTTAATCGACCATTCGACAAGAGGGAGGAAAGGGGTTCATTGGTGGCTACCAGGATCCTCGCATCAATGGATATTTCAGTCGACGAACCAAGCGGTTGCAATGTCTTGCGGTCGAGGAACCTCAATAGTTTCATCTGGATCTCAAGCGACATATTCTGAAGCTCATCGATGAAAAGAGTTCCCTTGTCTGATAATTCCAGCCGGCCCTTCTGATCTCCTGTCGCCCCCGTAAAAGTTCCTTTTCTATGGCCAAAAAGAAGGGCATCGGCGATTTCGCTGGAAAAATGTGTCGCATCCAGAACAATAAATGGCCCCTTTTTGCGAGGGCTGTTTTCATGGATCATCCGGGCAAGGAACTCCTTGCCCGTTCCCGTCTCTCCCTCAAGAATCAGCGGAAGGGATGTCTGAGCAAATATTTCTGAGCCATCCCGGGCGGGAACACCCAAAAAAGATGCCGATGGAGATGATGAGTTCTGAAAACCAAGATTGCCTTCTCCGGAAAGGAGCCCGGTTTGAGAAATTTTGCTGCTCGCATTCACCAGGCTGAGCCTTGCCGAGTCAGATCCCTTTCGGGATGAACTCCCGCCTATCATCATACCAAATCCCTCCCCGTCAGAGATGTTTTGCCCTTTTGAAGGACTTACCCTGTCGAATCGGGCAAAGGAAGAGAGGGCACACCCACCCTCGGATGAATCCTTCCAACCATCAACATCCGGACAATCCGGAACGAACGGACCCGCGGAATCCTCCCTACCACCTGCCTGTCTGGCTGACATCGCATTTCTAAAATCGTTTGGATATTTCATCGGTATGCCCTTCAACTGAATGCAATGCGTTGTTTTCCGATTCATCATGAAGCCGTTCAAGCCGGTTTCACTATCCATGTCTGCCGGAAAGGGTTGTGGCCAAACCGATGGCCAAAAGAAATTTCATTCGCCAGATCAACGAGACCATTTCCCCATGACTCAAAAAAACTCCATGGCCGAGCCATCCGACAATCGGGTGGCCAGATCAACAAGACCAGGCGGGTAATCGAGCCGGCCGGAGACTTCACAAACGGGTAAATGGGCAACCTCTATGACATCCCTTCCAAGCCAGCGGGAGAGAAAATCGGCATTTCTCATACTGGGATCAATGTCAGGGGCCACTTGATTGAGCACCACGCCGGCCAGGGCAAGACCCCGATGGGCGATGGCCTCTGCGGTGGATATTGTCTGATGGATCGCACCGAGGCGGTCCGACGTCACCAAAAGAACCGGGAGCCCCAATGCCAGAGCAAGATCTGAGTTCAATCCATCCTTGGCCATTGGAGAGCAGAATCCTCCCGCCCCTTCCACGAGCAGAAAATCACCGGCATCAACGCCATCGTGACAAGCTTCGATCATATCTTGAAGGCAAATATCGACACCTTGAAGAAATGCAGCCCGAGCCGGAGACAGAGGCGGCTTAAGGCAATAGCGGCAGATGCGCGAAAGCGGCTCGACACCACCCGAAGCCTTATAGTAGGCCAATCCATCGGATCCAACCAATCCATCGATCGATTCAATGCAACCGGATTCCACGGGTTTTCGGGGACGAACCCTCACTCCCTGACGGGAAAGCAATTCGCACAACATCACCCCAATCGCAGTCTTCCCGACCCCTGTATCCGTTCCGGTGATCATTACGCCATGTCCCACCCAACCTCCTGAACATTGAAAATGGATATCCCGTTCTCCTGAAATCACTTCAATCAGTCACTGCACCCTTGCTGGCAGAGGAAACAGACTTTGCATATTTTGCCAGGACTCCTCTCGTGTAGCGAGGAAAAGGAGCCGTCCACCCAGCCCGGCGGAGTTCGATCTCCTCTTCAGCCACGTGAAGTTCCAGAAGCCGCTTTTCTGTATCGATGGTGATGAGGTCCCCCTCCCTGACCAGAGCGATCGTGCCACCCACCGCCGCTTCCGGCGCAACATGGCCCACAACCATACCGTAAGTTCCCCCCGAGAAACGGCCATCTGTGATCAAACCCACACTGTCGCCAAGCCCCTCACCCACAAGGGCCGAAGTGGGTGAAAGCATTTCACGCATGCCTGGACCGCCTTTCGGACCCTCATAACGGATCACGATCACATCCCCGGCCTCGATCTTTCGGGAAAGGATCGCGCTCATGCACTCCTCTTCGGAGTCGAACACGCATGCCGGTCCTGTCATCCTGGGAAACTTCACCCCGCTGGTTTTGGCCAGAGCGCCTTCGCTGGCAAGGTTCCCCTTGAGAATGGCGAGATGGCCATGCTGGTACATTGGCCTCCCCCATGGCCGGATGACATCCTGTCCGACAGGCGGTTCCTCCGGAACATCCTGCAATACCTCGCCAATGGTCTGTCCGGTTATCGTGAGCGCATCTCCATGCAGCATACCGTGAGACAACAACATTTTCATGATCTGGGGAATCCCCCCAGCCTTATGCAGTTCTGTCGTCACGTAACGCCCGGATGGCTTCAGATCGCACAACACCGGGACCTTCCGGCTCATGTCATCAAAATCATCGAGCGAAAGCTCCACTCCTGCGGCATACGCGATGGCTGGAAGGTGAAGCACAGCGTTTGTAGAGCCACCAAGAGCCATTAAAATGGCCAGAGCATTTTCAAACGCCTTTCGGGTCAGGATATCCCGCGGCAGGATCTGCTTGCGAATCGCCTGGACCAGAACCTCGGCCGAACAGGCTGCATTGTCGGACTTCTCATCGTCTTCAGTCGCCATTGTCGAGGAATAAGGCAGACTCATCCCCATGGCCTCAAAAATGGCTGCCATGGTGTTCGCGGTATACATGCCTCCGCAGGAGCCGGCTCCCGGACAGGCATGTCGTTCGATCTCCAGTAGCTCCTGCTCGTCGATCCGTTTGGCAATGAACTCCCCGACCGCTTCGAAGGCGCTGACGACAGTTAGGTCCCGGCCATGGTAATGGCCCGGTTTGATGGTGCCCCCGTATACAAAGATGGACGGAATATTCATTCGTGCCATCGCGATCATTGCTCCCGGCAAGTTCTTGTCACATCCCCCGATCGCAAGAACTCCGTCCATGCTCTGACCGTTGCAGACCGTTTCGATGGAATCGGCGATCACTTCTCTTGAAACCAGTGAGTACTTCATGCCCTCGGTGCCCATGGAGATTCCATCTGAAATCGTGATGGTCCCGAATACCTGAGCCATGGCGCCGGCCGCTTTCATCGCCGCCTCCGCTCTCGATGCCAGTGCGCCTATCCCGATGTTGCAGGGAGTGATGGTACTGTGCGCGCTTGCCACACCGACGATGGGCTTTTCGAAGTCCCGATCCGAGAATCCCACCGCCCTCAACAAGGCACGGTTGGGGGAACGCTGCACCCCCTGTGTGACGTTTTTGCTTCTG
Encoded proteins:
- the ilvD gene encoding dihydroxy-acid dehydratase, which encodes MSDNHRSKNVTQGVQRSPNRALLRAVGFSDRDFEKPIVGVASAHSTITPCNIGIGALASRAEAAMKAAGAMAQVFGTITISDGISMGTEGMKYSLVSREVIADSIETVCNGQSMDGVLAIGGCDKNLPGAMIAMARMNIPSIFVYGGTIKPGHYHGRDLTVVSAFEAVGEFIAKRIDEQELLEIERHACPGAGSCGGMYTANTMAAIFEAMGMSLPYSSTMATEDDEKSDNAACSAEVLVQAIRKQILPRDILTRKAFENALAILMALGGSTNAVLHLPAIAYAAGVELSLDDFDDMSRKVPVLCDLKPSGRYVTTELHKAGGIPQIMKMLLSHGMLHGDALTITGQTIGEVLQDVPEEPPVGQDVIRPWGRPMYQHGHLAILKGNLASEGALAKTSGVKFPRMTGPACVFDSEEECMSAILSRKIEAGDVIVIRYEGPKGGPGMREMLSPTSALVGEGLGDSVGLITDGRFSGGTYGMVVGHVAPEAAVGGTIALVREGDLITIDTEKRLLELHVAEEEIELRRAGWTAPFPRYTRGVLAKYAKSVSSASKGAVTD
- the bioD gene encoding dethiobiotin synthase, whose protein sequence is MGHGVMITGTDTGVGKTAIGVMLCELLSRQGVRVRPRKPVESGCIESIDGLVGSDGLAYYKASGGVEPLSRICRYCLKPPLSPARAAFLQGVDICLQDMIEACHDGVDAGDFLLVEGAGGFCSPMAKDGLNSDLALALGLPVLLVTSDRLGAIHQTISTAEAIAHRGLALAGVVLNQVAPDIDPSMRNADFLSRWLGRDVIEVAHLPVCEVSGRLDYPPGLVDLATRLSDGSAMEFF
- a CDS encoding sigma 54-interacting transcriptional regulator, which codes for MKYPNDFRNAMSARQAGGREDSAGPFVPDCPDVDGWKDSSEGGCALSSFARFDRVSPSKGQNISDGEGFGMMIGGSSSRKGSDSARLSLVNASSKISQTGLLSGEGNLGFQNSSSPSASFLGVPARDGSEIFAQTSLPLILEGETGTGKEFLARMIHENSPRKKGPFIVLDATHFSSEIADALLFGHRKGTFTGATGDQKGRLELSDKGTLFIDELQNMSLEIQMKLLRFLDRKTLQPLGSSTEISIDARILVATNEPLSSLLSNGRLRPDFFYRIRGKTIRIPSLRDQLGEIPSLIEWKWRKWQEENKSQPPILSKEGIRVLQSYSWPGNIRELFSFLDCLLATFLPQEKVPMDWIREELKSLQIDLSGSQCPDKWEDLAIERELIVGSLRSSGGEIAKASELMGMSRTTLWRKMKKLGIRPFEGV